The Micromonospora sp. M71_S20 genome has a window encoding:
- a CDS encoding DegT/DnrJ/EryC1/StrS aminotransferase family protein, translating to MTSPTRPGVPYPTLGSILGDEEVRAVADVLLSRERLSQGSWRRRFEEAFKTYTGAAHALTVTSGTVALRLAIQLLDLRAGDEVVVTPQTYQATAQPLLDYPATVRFCDIDPNSLNVDVNRLAELVNHRTKAVIIVHYGGLPADMAAIRELSKRHDFVIIEDCAHALGAEYLGERPGVLGDIGCFSFHSTKNITTLGEGGMLTLDRDDWAERITRLRNNECDAVYRPAVPDLPKVPRAMFDGLAHSSECVGVRAAGTNATLSEPAAAVGLVQLRKLAALTEARRRVAAQLDEALAAHPGVRLQLAPDGVRHSYHLYTMFVRPEQGIVRDRVVERLVQLGVDVWLRYFPVHLLPEWRNRGNGLGDCPVAERCWFEEQINLPCHPAFGDVDVKTMVAALGDALDYGTRS from the coding sequence TTGACAAGTCCGACGCGGCCCGGAGTTCCGTATCCCACGCTGGGCAGCATTCTCGGTGACGAGGAAGTAAGGGCCGTCGCCGATGTGCTGTTGTCGCGCGAGCGGTTGTCGCAGGGCTCCTGGAGGCGCAGGTTCGAGGAAGCGTTCAAGACCTACACGGGTGCCGCGCACGCCCTCACGGTGACCAGTGGAACCGTCGCTCTCCGGCTGGCGATCCAACTCCTGGATCTGCGAGCGGGCGACGAGGTCGTGGTGACGCCGCAGACCTACCAGGCGACGGCGCAGCCGCTTCTCGACTACCCGGCGACGGTGCGCTTCTGCGACATCGATCCGAACTCGCTGAACGTGGACGTGAACAGGCTCGCGGAGTTGGTGAACCACCGCACGAAGGCGGTGATCATCGTTCACTACGGTGGCCTGCCGGCCGACATGGCCGCCATCCGGGAACTGTCAAAGCGCCACGACTTCGTCATCATCGAGGACTGCGCCCACGCACTCGGTGCCGAGTACCTCGGCGAACGGCCGGGCGTGCTCGGAGACATCGGTTGCTTCAGCTTCCACTCGACGAAGAACATCACCACCCTCGGCGAGGGCGGCATGCTGACGCTGGACCGCGACGACTGGGCCGAGCGCATCACCCGGCTGCGCAACAACGAATGCGACGCGGTGTACCGGCCGGCCGTACCGGACCTGCCAAAGGTGCCCCGCGCCATGTTCGACGGGCTGGCCCACAGCAGCGAGTGCGTCGGCGTACGCGCCGCCGGCACCAACGCGACGCTGAGCGAGCCGGCCGCCGCCGTCGGCCTGGTGCAACTCCGGAAGCTGGCCGCGCTCACCGAGGCGAGGCGACGCGTCGCGGCTCAGCTCGACGAGGCTCTCGCGGCCCATCCGGGTGTACGCCTCCAACTGGCTCCCGACGGCGTTCGACACTCGTACCACCTGTACACGATGTTCGTCCGGCCGGAGCAGGGGATCGTGCGGGACCGGGTCGTCGAGCGCCTGGTGCAGCTCGGGGTGGACGTGTGGCTGCGGTACTTCCCGGTGCATCTGCTACCCGAGTGGCGTAACCGGGGCAACGGGCTCGGCGACTGCCCGGTCGCCGAACGGTGCTGGTTCGAGGAGCAGATCAACCTGCCGTGCCACCCGGCCTTCGGCGATGTCGACGTGAAGACGATGGTCGCCGCGCTCGGCGACGCGCTGGACTACGGAACCCGTTCCTAG